One region of Ictalurus furcatus strain D&B chromosome 17, Billie_1.0, whole genome shotgun sequence genomic DNA includes:
- the vezf1b gene encoding vascular endothelial zinc finger 1b isoform X4: MEPSWSSFLFQTNDTLHHQHQVGQNSLLPLLNAGTEPQDQKPVLPIPLEQKPPVSAAELLKDNMAGGTGGGGGGGGGGGGPVVVKKEPKSKTPFICGYCSKSFRDSYHLRRHESCHTGIKMVSRPKKTPAAPTMVPMISTVQQRDSNGNPTYVSAAGILTGTNSATMTVAAMANLPQQQPSVPKKPPKPVKKNHGCEMCGKAFRDVYHLNRHKLSHSDEKPFECPICHQRFKRKDRMTYHVRSHDGGVHKPYICSVCGKGFSRPDHLSCHVKHVHSTERPFKCQVTACTSAFATKDRLRSHMIRHEGKVTCNICGKMLSAAYITSHLKTHSQAGFTSPCNKATSVTASATAASTASMNRGTISNPITISSNTMNITAPVSLQHPVTITTPVNIASVNIPATATGMNIAHPVAISTPMPMNITGPLNIAMRPMESMPFLSQVLPSSPPW; this comes from the exons ACAAATGACACCCTCCACCACCAGCACCAGGTTGGCCAGAACAGTCTGCTGCCTCTACTCAATGCTGGAACAGAACCCCAAGACCAAAAACCTGTGCTCCCCATCCCACTGGAGCAAAAGCCTCCAGTCAGTGCGGCCGAGCTCCTCAAGGACAACATGGCCGGTGGTACAGGTGGAGGGGGCGGTGGAGGGGGAGGTGGGGGAGGTCCTGTGGTGGTTAAGAAGGAGCCCAAGTCAAAAACACCCTTCATCTGCGGCTATTGTAGCAAGTCCTTCCGAGACAGCTACCATCTGCGGCGGCACGAGTCTTGCCACACGGGCATCAAGATGGTGTCCCGGCCCAAAAAGACACCAGCAGCGCCAACCATGGTGCCAATGATCTCTACTGTGCAACAGCGGGATAGCAACGGCAACCCCACCTATGTCTCTGCTGCAGGTATCTTGACTGGCACCAATTCAGCCACAATGACAGTGGCTGCAATGGCCAATCTGCCCCAGCAGCAGCCCAGCGTACCCAAAAAGCCCCCGAAGCCAGTGAAGAAGAACCACGGATGTGAGATGTGTGGTAAAGCTTTCCGCGATGTCTACCACCTGAACCGGCACAAGCTGTCACACTCGGACGAGAAGCCTTTCGAGTGTCCCATCTGCCACCAGCGCTTCAAGAGGAAGGACCGCATGACCTACCATGTGCGCTCGCACGACGGTGGTGTGCACAAGCCCTACATCTGCTCCGTCTGTGGCAAAGGCTTCTCCAG GCCAGATCATCTCAGCTGTCACGTTAAACACGTCCACTCTACAGAGCGGCCGTTTAAATGCCAAGTAACG GCCTGCACATCTGCTTTTGCCACCAAAGACCGCTTGCGTTCCCACATGATCCGGCACGAGGGTAAAGTCACCTGCAACATATGCGGCAAGATGCTTAGCGCTGCCTACATCACCAGCCATTTGAAGACGCACAGCCAGGCCGGCTTCACCTCGCCCTGTAACAAAG CTACATCAGTCACTGCCTCGGCCACCGCCGCCAGCACTGCCAGCATGAACCGTGGAACCATCAGCAACCCCATCACTATCTCCTCAAACACAATGAATATCACAGCACCGGTGAGCCTGCAGCACCCGGTGACAATCACCACTCCAGTCAATATCGCCTCAGTGAACATCCCCGCCACAGCAACCGGCATGAACATCGCCCACCCGGTGGCCATCAGCACCCCAATGCCCATGAACATCACTGGCCCCCTCAACATCGCCATGAGGCCTATGGAAAGCATGCCGTTCCTCTCACAGGTTCTGCCTTCCTCGCCACCCTGGTAG
- the vezf1b gene encoding vascular endothelial zinc finger 1b isoform X3, which translates to MEPSWSSFLFQTNDTLHHQHQVGQNSLLPLLNAGTEPQDQKPVLPIPLEQKPPVSAAELLKDNMAGGTGGGGGGGGGGGGPVVVKKEPKSKTPFICGYCSKSFRDSYHLRRHESCHTGIKMVSRPKKTPAAPTMVPMISTVQQRDSNGNPTYVSAAGILTGTNSATMTVAAMANLPQQQPSVPKKPPKPVKKNHGCEMCGKAFRDVYHLNRHKLSHSDEKPFECPICHQRFKRKDRMTYHVRSHDGGVHKPYICSVCGKGFSRPDHLSCHVKHVHSTERPFKCQVTACTSAFATKDRLRSHMIRHEGKVTCNICGKMLSAAYITSHLKTHSQAGFTSPCNKDTNNACNSSSATSVTASATAASTASMNRGTISNPITISSNTMNITAPVSLQHPVTITTPVNIASVNIPATATGMNIAHPVAISTPMPMNITGPLNIAMRPMESMPFLSQVLPSSPPW; encoded by the exons ACAAATGACACCCTCCACCACCAGCACCAGGTTGGCCAGAACAGTCTGCTGCCTCTACTCAATGCTGGAACAGAACCCCAAGACCAAAAACCTGTGCTCCCCATCCCACTGGAGCAAAAGCCTCCAGTCAGTGCGGCCGAGCTCCTCAAGGACAACATGGCCGGTGGTACAGGTGGAGGGGGCGGTGGAGGGGGAGGTGGGGGAGGTCCTGTGGTGGTTAAGAAGGAGCCCAAGTCAAAAACACCCTTCATCTGCGGCTATTGTAGCAAGTCCTTCCGAGACAGCTACCATCTGCGGCGGCACGAGTCTTGCCACACGGGCATCAAGATGGTGTCCCGGCCCAAAAAGACACCAGCAGCGCCAACCATGGTGCCAATGATCTCTACTGTGCAACAGCGGGATAGCAACGGCAACCCCACCTATGTCTCTGCTGCAGGTATCTTGACTGGCACCAATTCAGCCACAATGACAGTGGCTGCAATGGCCAATCTGCCCCAGCAGCAGCCCAGCGTACCCAAAAAGCCCCCGAAGCCAGTGAAGAAGAACCACGGATGTGAGATGTGTGGTAAAGCTTTCCGCGATGTCTACCACCTGAACCGGCACAAGCTGTCACACTCGGACGAGAAGCCTTTCGAGTGTCCCATCTGCCACCAGCGCTTCAAGAGGAAGGACCGCATGACCTACCATGTGCGCTCGCACGACGGTGGTGTGCACAAGCCCTACATCTGCTCCGTCTGTGGCAAAGGCTTCTCCAG GCCAGATCATCTCAGCTGTCACGTTAAACACGTCCACTCTACAGAGCGGCCGTTTAAATGCCAAGTAACG GCCTGCACATCTGCTTTTGCCACCAAAGACCGCTTGCGTTCCCACATGATCCGGCACGAGGGTAAAGTCACCTGCAACATATGCGGCAAGATGCTTAGCGCTGCCTACATCACCAGCCATTTGAAGACGCACAGCCAGGCCGGCTTCACCTCGCCCTGTAACAAAG ACACTAACAACGCATGCAACTCTTCCTCAGCTACATCAGTCACTGCCTCGGCCACCGCCGCCAGCACTGCCAGCATGAACCGTGGAACCATCAGCAACCCCATCACTATCTCCTCAAACACAATGAATATCACAGCACCGGTGAGCCTGCAGCACCCGGTGACAATCACCACTCCAGTCAATATCGCCTCAGTGAACATCCCCGCCACAGCAACCGGCATGAACATCGCCCACCCGGTGGCCATCAGCACCCCAATGCCCATGAACATCACTGGCCCCCTCAACATCGCCATGAGGCCTATGGAAAGCATGCCGTTCCTCTCACAGGTTCTGCCTTCCTCGCCACCCTGGTAG
- the vezf1b gene encoding vascular endothelial zinc finger 1b isoform X5 produces the protein MEPSWSSFLFQTNDTLHHQHQVGQNSLLPLLNAGTEPQDQKPVLPIPLEQKPPVSAAELLKDNMAGGTGGGGGGGGGGGGPVVVKKEPKSKTPFICGYCSKSFRDSYHLRRHESCHTGIKMVSRPKKTPAAPTMVPMISTVQQRDSNGNPTYVSAAGILTGTNSATMTVAAMANLPQQQPSVPKKPPKPVKKNHGCEMCGKAFRDVYHLNRHKLSHSDEKPFECPICHQRFKRKDRMTYHVRSHDGGVHKPYICSVCGKGFSRPDHLSCHVKHVHSTERPFKCQVTACTSAFATKDRLRSHMIRHEGKVTCNICGKMLSAAYITSHLKTHSQAGFTSPCNKGTPALAPHSSSTSTSTTSSWPPLASAAPNQDDTHSDNSSESSPIMPDDVGEYMARDLRPFLHTESLQSLQISRFTLVDSPLQFTPQVFYATAMAGP, from the exons ACAAATGACACCCTCCACCACCAGCACCAGGTTGGCCAGAACAGTCTGCTGCCTCTACTCAATGCTGGAACAGAACCCCAAGACCAAAAACCTGTGCTCCCCATCCCACTGGAGCAAAAGCCTCCAGTCAGTGCGGCCGAGCTCCTCAAGGACAACATGGCCGGTGGTACAGGTGGAGGGGGCGGTGGAGGGGGAGGTGGGGGAGGTCCTGTGGTGGTTAAGAAGGAGCCCAAGTCAAAAACACCCTTCATCTGCGGCTATTGTAGCAAGTCCTTCCGAGACAGCTACCATCTGCGGCGGCACGAGTCTTGCCACACGGGCATCAAGATGGTGTCCCGGCCCAAAAAGACACCAGCAGCGCCAACCATGGTGCCAATGATCTCTACTGTGCAACAGCGGGATAGCAACGGCAACCCCACCTATGTCTCTGCTGCAGGTATCTTGACTGGCACCAATTCAGCCACAATGACAGTGGCTGCAATGGCCAATCTGCCCCAGCAGCAGCCCAGCGTACCCAAAAAGCCCCCGAAGCCAGTGAAGAAGAACCACGGATGTGAGATGTGTGGTAAAGCTTTCCGCGATGTCTACCACCTGAACCGGCACAAGCTGTCACACTCGGACGAGAAGCCTTTCGAGTGTCCCATCTGCCACCAGCGCTTCAAGAGGAAGGACCGCATGACCTACCATGTGCGCTCGCACGACGGTGGTGTGCACAAGCCCTACATCTGCTCCGTCTGTGGCAAAGGCTTCTCCAG GCCAGATCATCTCAGCTGTCACGTTAAACACGTCCACTCTACAGAGCGGCCGTTTAAATGCCAAGTAACG GCCTGCACATCTGCTTTTGCCACCAAAGACCGCTTGCGTTCCCACATGATCCGGCACGAGGGTAAAGTCACCTGCAACATATGCGGCAAGATGCTTAGCGCTGCCTACATCACCAGCCATTTGAAGACGCACAGCCAGGCCGGCTTCACCTCGCCCTGTAACAAAGGTACGCCAGCCCTCGCCCCTcattcctcctccacctccacctctacCACTTCCTCCTGGCCTCCGCTCGCCTCGGCTGCGCCAAACCAGGATGACACGCACTCAG ataacagctctgagtcttctcctataatgcctgatgacgttggagaatacatggcaagggatctgagaccattcctccatacagaatctctccagagccTTCAAATTTCACGGttcacgctggtggactctcctcttcagttcaccccacaggttttctatgccacagccatggcaggaccttga
- the vezf1b gene encoding vascular endothelial zinc finger 1b isoform X2: MEPSWSSFLFQTNDTLHHQHQVGQNSLLPLLNAGTEPQDQKPVLPIPLEQKPPVSAAELLKDNMAGGTGGGGGGGGGGGGPVVVKKEPKSKTPFICGYCSKSFRDSYHLRRHESCHTGIKMVSRPKKTPAAPTMVPMISTVQQRDSNGNPTYVSAAGILTGTNSATMTVAAMANLPQQQPSVPKKPPKPVKKNHGCEMCGKAFRDVYHLNRHKLSHSDEKPFECPICHQRFKRKDRMTYHVRSHDGGVHKPYICSVCGKGFSRPDHLSCHVKHVHSTERPFKCQVTACTSAFATKDRLRSHMIRHEGKVTCNICGKMLSAAYITSHLKTHSQAGFTSPCNKGTPALAPHSSSTSTSTTSSWPPLASAAPNQDDTHSATSVTASATAASTASMNRGTISNPITISSNTMNITAPVSLQHPVTITTPVNIASVNIPATATGMNIAHPVAISTPMPMNITGPLNIAMRPMESMPFLSQVLPSSPPW, from the exons ACAAATGACACCCTCCACCACCAGCACCAGGTTGGCCAGAACAGTCTGCTGCCTCTACTCAATGCTGGAACAGAACCCCAAGACCAAAAACCTGTGCTCCCCATCCCACTGGAGCAAAAGCCTCCAGTCAGTGCGGCCGAGCTCCTCAAGGACAACATGGCCGGTGGTACAGGTGGAGGGGGCGGTGGAGGGGGAGGTGGGGGAGGTCCTGTGGTGGTTAAGAAGGAGCCCAAGTCAAAAACACCCTTCATCTGCGGCTATTGTAGCAAGTCCTTCCGAGACAGCTACCATCTGCGGCGGCACGAGTCTTGCCACACGGGCATCAAGATGGTGTCCCGGCCCAAAAAGACACCAGCAGCGCCAACCATGGTGCCAATGATCTCTACTGTGCAACAGCGGGATAGCAACGGCAACCCCACCTATGTCTCTGCTGCAGGTATCTTGACTGGCACCAATTCAGCCACAATGACAGTGGCTGCAATGGCCAATCTGCCCCAGCAGCAGCCCAGCGTACCCAAAAAGCCCCCGAAGCCAGTGAAGAAGAACCACGGATGTGAGATGTGTGGTAAAGCTTTCCGCGATGTCTACCACCTGAACCGGCACAAGCTGTCACACTCGGACGAGAAGCCTTTCGAGTGTCCCATCTGCCACCAGCGCTTCAAGAGGAAGGACCGCATGACCTACCATGTGCGCTCGCACGACGGTGGTGTGCACAAGCCCTACATCTGCTCCGTCTGTGGCAAAGGCTTCTCCAG GCCAGATCATCTCAGCTGTCACGTTAAACACGTCCACTCTACAGAGCGGCCGTTTAAATGCCAAGTAACG GCCTGCACATCTGCTTTTGCCACCAAAGACCGCTTGCGTTCCCACATGATCCGGCACGAGGGTAAAGTCACCTGCAACATATGCGGCAAGATGCTTAGCGCTGCCTACATCACCAGCCATTTGAAGACGCACAGCCAGGCCGGCTTCACCTCGCCCTGTAACAAAGGTACGCCAGCCCTCGCCCCTcattcctcctccacctccacctctacCACTTCCTCCTGGCCTCCGCTCGCCTCGGCTGCGCCAAACCAGGATGACACGCACTCAG CTACATCAGTCACTGCCTCGGCCACCGCCGCCAGCACTGCCAGCATGAACCGTGGAACCATCAGCAACCCCATCACTATCTCCTCAAACACAATGAATATCACAGCACCGGTGAGCCTGCAGCACCCGGTGACAATCACCACTCCAGTCAATATCGCCTCAGTGAACATCCCCGCCACAGCAACCGGCATGAACATCGCCCACCCGGTGGCCATCAGCACCCCAATGCCCATGAACATCACTGGCCCCCTCAACATCGCCATGAGGCCTATGGAAAGCATGCCGTTCCTCTCACAGGTTCTGCCTTCCTCGCCACCCTGGTAG
- the vezf1b gene encoding vascular endothelial zinc finger 1b isoform X6: MEPSWSSFLFQTNDTLHHQHQVGQNSLLPLLNAGTEPQDQKPVLPIPLEQKPPVSAAELLKDNMAGGTGGGGGGGGGGGGPVVVKKEPKSKTPFICGYCSKSFRDSYHLRRHESCHTGIKMVSRPKKTPAAPTMVPMISTVQQRDSNGNPTYVSAAGILTGTNSATMTVAAMANLPQQQPSVPKKPPKPVKKNHGCEMCGKAFRDVYHLNRHKLSHSDEKPFECPICHQRFKRKDRMTYHVRSHDGGVHKPYICSVCGKGFSRPDHLSCHVKHVHSTERPFKCQVTACTSAFATKDRLRSHMIRHEGKVTCNICGKMLSAAYITSHLKTHSQAGFTSPCNKDNSSESSPIMPDDVGEYMARDLRPFLHTESLQSLQISRFTLVDSPLQFTPQVFYATAMAGP; the protein is encoded by the exons ACAAATGACACCCTCCACCACCAGCACCAGGTTGGCCAGAACAGTCTGCTGCCTCTACTCAATGCTGGAACAGAACCCCAAGACCAAAAACCTGTGCTCCCCATCCCACTGGAGCAAAAGCCTCCAGTCAGTGCGGCCGAGCTCCTCAAGGACAACATGGCCGGTGGTACAGGTGGAGGGGGCGGTGGAGGGGGAGGTGGGGGAGGTCCTGTGGTGGTTAAGAAGGAGCCCAAGTCAAAAACACCCTTCATCTGCGGCTATTGTAGCAAGTCCTTCCGAGACAGCTACCATCTGCGGCGGCACGAGTCTTGCCACACGGGCATCAAGATGGTGTCCCGGCCCAAAAAGACACCAGCAGCGCCAACCATGGTGCCAATGATCTCTACTGTGCAACAGCGGGATAGCAACGGCAACCCCACCTATGTCTCTGCTGCAGGTATCTTGACTGGCACCAATTCAGCCACAATGACAGTGGCTGCAATGGCCAATCTGCCCCAGCAGCAGCCCAGCGTACCCAAAAAGCCCCCGAAGCCAGTGAAGAAGAACCACGGATGTGAGATGTGTGGTAAAGCTTTCCGCGATGTCTACCACCTGAACCGGCACAAGCTGTCACACTCGGACGAGAAGCCTTTCGAGTGTCCCATCTGCCACCAGCGCTTCAAGAGGAAGGACCGCATGACCTACCATGTGCGCTCGCACGACGGTGGTGTGCACAAGCCCTACATCTGCTCCGTCTGTGGCAAAGGCTTCTCCAG GCCAGATCATCTCAGCTGTCACGTTAAACACGTCCACTCTACAGAGCGGCCGTTTAAATGCCAAGTAACG GCCTGCACATCTGCTTTTGCCACCAAAGACCGCTTGCGTTCCCACATGATCCGGCACGAGGGTAAAGTCACCTGCAACATATGCGGCAAGATGCTTAGCGCTGCCTACATCACCAGCCATTTGAAGACGCACAGCCAGGCCGGCTTCACCTCGCCCTGTAACAAAG ataacagctctgagtcttctcctataatgcctgatgacgttggagaatacatggcaagggatctgagaccattcctccatacagaatctctccagagccTTCAAATTTCACGGttcacgctggtggactctcctcttcagttcaccccacaggttttctatgccacagccatggcaggaccttga
- the vezf1b gene encoding vascular endothelial zinc finger 1b isoform X1 — MEPSWSSFLFQTNDTLHHQHQVGQNSLLPLLNAGTEPQDQKPVLPIPLEQKPPVSAAELLKDNMAGGTGGGGGGGGGGGGPVVVKKEPKSKTPFICGYCSKSFRDSYHLRRHESCHTGIKMVSRPKKTPAAPTMVPMISTVQQRDSNGNPTYVSAAGILTGTNSATMTVAAMANLPQQQPSVPKKPPKPVKKNHGCEMCGKAFRDVYHLNRHKLSHSDEKPFECPICHQRFKRKDRMTYHVRSHDGGVHKPYICSVCGKGFSRPDHLSCHVKHVHSTERPFKCQVTACTSAFATKDRLRSHMIRHEGKVTCNICGKMLSAAYITSHLKTHSQAGFTSPCNKGTPALAPHSSSTSTSTTSSWPPLASAAPNQDDTHSDTNNACNSSSATSVTASATAASTASMNRGTISNPITISSNTMNITAPVSLQHPVTITTPVNIASVNIPATATGMNIAHPVAISTPMPMNITGPLNIAMRPMESMPFLSQVLPSSPPW, encoded by the exons ACAAATGACACCCTCCACCACCAGCACCAGGTTGGCCAGAACAGTCTGCTGCCTCTACTCAATGCTGGAACAGAACCCCAAGACCAAAAACCTGTGCTCCCCATCCCACTGGAGCAAAAGCCTCCAGTCAGTGCGGCCGAGCTCCTCAAGGACAACATGGCCGGTGGTACAGGTGGAGGGGGCGGTGGAGGGGGAGGTGGGGGAGGTCCTGTGGTGGTTAAGAAGGAGCCCAAGTCAAAAACACCCTTCATCTGCGGCTATTGTAGCAAGTCCTTCCGAGACAGCTACCATCTGCGGCGGCACGAGTCTTGCCACACGGGCATCAAGATGGTGTCCCGGCCCAAAAAGACACCAGCAGCGCCAACCATGGTGCCAATGATCTCTACTGTGCAACAGCGGGATAGCAACGGCAACCCCACCTATGTCTCTGCTGCAGGTATCTTGACTGGCACCAATTCAGCCACAATGACAGTGGCTGCAATGGCCAATCTGCCCCAGCAGCAGCCCAGCGTACCCAAAAAGCCCCCGAAGCCAGTGAAGAAGAACCACGGATGTGAGATGTGTGGTAAAGCTTTCCGCGATGTCTACCACCTGAACCGGCACAAGCTGTCACACTCGGACGAGAAGCCTTTCGAGTGTCCCATCTGCCACCAGCGCTTCAAGAGGAAGGACCGCATGACCTACCATGTGCGCTCGCACGACGGTGGTGTGCACAAGCCCTACATCTGCTCCGTCTGTGGCAAAGGCTTCTCCAG GCCAGATCATCTCAGCTGTCACGTTAAACACGTCCACTCTACAGAGCGGCCGTTTAAATGCCAAGTAACG GCCTGCACATCTGCTTTTGCCACCAAAGACCGCTTGCGTTCCCACATGATCCGGCACGAGGGTAAAGTCACCTGCAACATATGCGGCAAGATGCTTAGCGCTGCCTACATCACCAGCCATTTGAAGACGCACAGCCAGGCCGGCTTCACCTCGCCCTGTAACAAAGGTACGCCAGCCCTCGCCCCTcattcctcctccacctccacctctacCACTTCCTCCTGGCCTCCGCTCGCCTCGGCTGCGCCAAACCAGGATGACACGCACTCAG ACACTAACAACGCATGCAACTCTTCCTCAGCTACATCAGTCACTGCCTCGGCCACCGCCGCCAGCACTGCCAGCATGAACCGTGGAACCATCAGCAACCCCATCACTATCTCCTCAAACACAATGAATATCACAGCACCGGTGAGCCTGCAGCACCCGGTGACAATCACCACTCCAGTCAATATCGCCTCAGTGAACATCCCCGCCACAGCAACCGGCATGAACATCGCCCACCCGGTGGCCATCAGCACCCCAATGCCCATGAACATCACTGGCCCCCTCAACATCGCCATGAGGCCTATGGAAAGCATGCCGTTCCTCTCACAGGTTCTGCCTTCCTCGCCACCCTGGTAG